The region GAAGAGCACCCTGAACTTCAATTTCAAGGAAAACATCGATTCCCTTGTCCAAGGTTTCATTGACGTAGGTCAGAGGAGTTCCATAGTAGTTGCCGACATATTCTGCGTATTCCAACATCTGTCCTTGACGAATCAGCTCTTCAAACTCTTCGCGAGTACGGAAGAAATAGTCAACACCGTCCACTTCTCCAGGACGTTGTGCGCGTGTCGTCATCGATACAGAGTATTGAAATTGGTTCTCAGAACTCTCAAAAATCTCTCTTCTAACCGTTCCTTTTCCAACCCCTGAAGGACCAGAAAAAACGATTAGTAAGCCTCGGTCTGCCATTATGTCTCCTTTTAGTCAGTCTGTGAAATAACATTTCTCTAGAATAATGGCAAAAAGCCAGATTATCCTTTACAGTCTTTCTATCTAGTGTAACAAAAAAGCAGTAATTTTTCAACTGCTCTTTCTTATTTATTTAGCATAATCTACTGCACGCAGCTCGCGAATCACGGTTACCTTGATATTTCCTGGGTAATCGAGATTGTTTTCAATTTTCTCACGAACTTTGTGAGCCAAGATTGTGACTTTGTCGTCCTTGATTTGTCCTGGATTGACCATGATGCGGATTTCACGTCCTGCTTGAAGGGCAAAGCTATTTTGTACCCCTTCAAAGCCGTTAGCAATTTCTTCCAAATCATGAAGACGCTTGATGTAGCTTTCAAGAGACTCACTACGAGCACCTGGACGGGCTGCGCTCAAGGCATCTGCTGCAGCGACGATAACTGCAATGACGCTCTCAGCTTCAACATCTCCGTGGTGACTAGCAATCGTATTGACCACAACTGGAT is a window of Streptococcus mitis DNA encoding:
- the gmk gene encoding guanylate kinase gives rise to the protein MADRGLLIVFSGPSGVGKGTVRREIFESSENQFQYSVSMTTRAQRPGEVDGVDYFFRTREEFEELIRQGQMLEYAEYVGNYYGTPLTYVNETLDKGIDVFLEIEVQGALQVKKKVPDAVFIFLTPPDLDELQDRLVGRGTDSAEVIAQRIEKAKEEIALMREYDYAIVNDQVPLAAERVKRVIEAEHFRVDRVIGHYQEMLPKSPTTR